Genomic segment of Candidatus Cloacimonadaceae bacterium:
GTATTTGCCATCGAAGCTGGTGAATGCGGCATTGCCTTTCCATTCCATACCACTCTTCTTGGCTATGAATTCGAGATAGCTTTCAATCTCCGCATAAAGCTTGATCTTATCTGCGATGATGCGCTTCTGAAGCCTGATTACTCGATCAAGAGTGTTGTTGACTACTGTATCCTGTTTGAGCATCTCGGACTTTATTACAGAGACCGGGATGGCTCGACCTTGGGCATCGATCTTGGTACGTTCTGTGGTCGCTTTCGCTTTGGGTCTGGTTTGATTTTCCATGTGAGTTCTCCTTAGGCTGATTTTCTAAAGTTGTTATTTATCTGTTTGATTATCGTTTTCTGGCTTAAGTGCCTGCTTCTTGATGTAGTTCTGCAGCATAGCGATAACGGCTCTGCGCTCTGGTTTATTGAGCAGGTTCCAATGGCTCTTGTTATAATGCTTAATCATGAAGGCTCTTAAGGAGGAATCAGTCCAAGCTGCCTGTTTCATGAGTGAGAACATGTAGTTCCCTTGTTTGTCGAAGGTGAATTCATAGGGACGCCCA
This window contains:
- a CDS encoding DUF3164 family protein, yielding MENQTRPKAKATTERTKIDAQGRAIPVSVIKSEMLKQDTVVNNTLDRVIRLQKRIIADKIKLYAEIESYLEFIAKKSGMEWKGNAAFTSFDGKY